GATCACACGCAGCGAACTCGAAGATGAATTTCGGATCGCTACAGTCTTTTTGGGAACACGCCCGGATGCGCCACCAAGTGCTGGCGAGAAACGCGCGACACTCAATACCATTATCAACCGCAAATTCGTCCTACAAGAAGCCGAACGACGCGGCATCGTTGTAACCGAGCGTGAAACACAAGTCGCCGCAAAAACAGCAGAAATTTCCGCCAAATATGCTTCGGAGACAGCGTTCCAAAACGCTTTGGAGCAGTCCGAATTGGAAAAAGCGGCAATAGAAGCATGGGTCTACGAGCAGTTGATTTACGATGAATTCTTTCGCCGCATCTTCTTCAACGCCATCAACAGCGAAGAGGTGGCGAGGTTAGCCAAGTCATATTACAATGCCAATGGTTCTGAGTTTATTGTGCCACCGACAGTTACCTTCAAATCATTACTTATTTCTATCCCGAAAGATGGATCCGAGGTAGAAAAACAGGCGGACGAGGACCTGGTGCGAAAACTCAATGAACGTTTACAACAGAACGAGACCTTTCAGGCAGTACGTGAAATTTATGAAAAACAGTTAGAACTCAGATTCGAGGTCGCAACGCTTGAAATTGATACCCCCTTAGGGGCTATCGTAACGAAATTACAAGTTTCTGAACGGAGTACACCCCTCCGCCTCTCGGAGGGATACCAAATCGTTGAACGCATTCGGAATAACTCAGCGTATCAAAAAACGTATGAAGAAGTCAGTGAGGAAATCACAGAGCGGATTCGGCAGAATTTGGCAAACGAACAGTTTGAGGCGTGGTTAATCAGACGGAAAGAAGAGGAAACTTGGCATATTTTGGATGATGAACTTGCCCAGGAAGAGAGCGAGGAGAGGT
This portion of the Candidatus Poribacteria bacterium genome encodes:
- a CDS encoding SurA N-terminal domain-containing protein, translated to MIRYITFLILFCIGGNASAQTLIDSIIAVVNEDAITRSELEDEFRIATVFLGTRPDAPPSAGEKRATLNTIINRKFVLQEAERRGIVVTERETQVAAKTAEISAKYASETAFQNALEQSELEKAAIEAWVYEQLIYDEFFRRIFFNAINSEEVARLAKSYYNANGSEFIVPPTVTFKSLLISIPKDGSEVEKQADEDLVRKLNERLQQNETFQAVREIYEKQLELRFEVATLEIDTPLGAIVTKLQVSERSTPLRLSEGYQIVERIRNNSAYQKTYEEVSEEITERIRQNLANEQFEAWLIRRKEEETWHILDDELAQEESEER